One Qiania dongpingensis genomic window carries:
- the alr gene encoding alanine racemase produces MKEYSRTAAWIDLDAIYGNVKALKENTRKGTRICAVIKADGYGHGAVPIARKLKGLADYFAVATAEEAFNLRYHQIEEPILVLGYVPEDAYERAVMEEIRLTVYTYEMAERLSEAAKRCGKQAFIHIKLETGMNRIGFRPGEEALSQAEAMSRLPGIMLEGIFSHFARADEKDKSYAERQYRIFDGFVSALKKRGVEIPLKHMGNSAAIIDLPQFDVDMVRAGIALYGMYPSNEVDRRRVGLTPALRLTARVIFIKEIEPGETVGYGGTYTAQRRMKIATIPIGYGDGYPRNLSNRGYVLLDGKKAPITGRVCMDQLMVDVTDVPEVRQGDEAVLVGRDGEQMISVEELAELAGTFNYEFVCDLGKRIPRIYLDGGKIVGKKDYFTDPYEIVL; encoded by the coding sequence ATGAAGGAATATAGCCGCACAGCGGCTTGGATAGATCTGGATGCCATATATGGCAACGTAAAAGCTCTGAAGGAAAACACGCGGAAAGGGACCAGAATCTGTGCGGTCATCAAGGCAGACGGCTATGGACATGGGGCGGTCCCCATTGCGAGAAAGCTTAAGGGCCTGGCAGATTATTTTGCGGTGGCGACGGCCGAGGAGGCGTTCAATCTGCGATATCACCAGATTGAGGAACCCATTCTGGTCCTGGGATACGTTCCGGAAGACGCTTACGAAAGAGCAGTCATGGAGGAGATACGTCTGACGGTGTATACTTATGAGATGGCGGAGCGTCTTTCAGAAGCGGCTAAGAGGTGCGGAAAACAGGCATTTATCCATATAAAATTGGAAACAGGAATGAATCGGATCGGATTTAGGCCGGGAGAAGAAGCCCTTTCACAGGCGGAAGCCATGAGCAGGCTGCCGGGGATCATGCTGGAAGGGATATTCAGCCACTTTGCAAGAGCGGATGAAAAGGATAAATCATATGCGGAAAGACAGTACCGGATTTTTGACGGATTTGTGAGCGCTCTTAAAAAGAGGGGAGTGGAGATTCCGCTGAAGCATATGGGAAACAGCGCTGCGATCATAGACCTCCCTCAGTTTGATGTGGATATGGTGCGTGCGGGCATCGCACTGTACGGGATGTATCCTTCGAATGAAGTCGACAGGAGACGGGTTGGGCTTACGCCTGCCCTCCGGCTGACTGCCCGCGTGATTTTTATAAAGGAGATCGAGCCAGGCGAAACGGTGGGCTACGGCGGGACCTACACGGCCCAGAGACGAATGAAGATCGCCACGATCCCCATAGGATACGGGGACGGATATCCCAGGAATCTGTCCAATCGGGGATACGTGCTCCTGGATGGAAAAAAAGCGCCGATAACCGGCCGTGTCTGCATGGATCAGCTGATGGTCGATGTGACGGACGTTCCGGAGGTGAGGCAGGGAGACGAGGCTGTTTTGGTGGGCAGGGACGGAGAGCAGATGATTTCGGTGGAGGAGCTGGCGGAGCTGGCCGGAACCTTTAATTATGAATTTGTGTGCGATCTGGGCAAGAGGATCCCGAGGATCTACCTGGACGGCGGAAAGATAGTGGGAAAAAAGGATTACTTTACGGATCCTTATGAAATCGTTTTGTAG
- a CDS encoding S8 family peptidase, whose protein sequence is MNHVHKMIGTEWARKQGLTGKGVGIAVLDTGVYPHQDFAHRLYGFQDMLNGRRFPYDDNSHGTHVMGVLGGSGEASGGLYEGMAPGCSLIGIKVLDYKGNGSVANLLRGLKWLREYKEEYGIRIVNISVGSIPKRETGEESALIRGVEEAWADGLVVVVAAGNEGPSAMSVTTPGISRKVITVGSSDDHHAVEVCGAPMVDYSGRGPTSRCICKPDVVAPGASIVSCNAVGRKNNKPYGVKSGTSMATPVVSGAIALLLEKHPEMTPQDVKLKLMKSTIDLGLPRNQQGWGMIHIARLLDE, encoded by the coding sequence ATGAATCACGTACACAAAATGATTGGCACCGAATGGGCCAGAAAACAAGGGCTGACAGGAAAGGGCGTCGGCATAGCCGTCCTGGATACGGGGGTATATCCTCACCAGGATTTCGCTCATCGGCTGTATGGCTTTCAGGATATGTTAAATGGAAGAAGGTTTCCATATGATGATAATTCCCACGGGACCCATGTGATGGGGGTGCTGGGAGGCAGCGGAGAAGCGTCCGGAGGCCTCTATGAAGGTATGGCTCCCGGATGCAGTCTGATAGGCATTAAAGTACTTGACTACAAGGGAAACGGCTCTGTGGCAAATCTGCTGCGGGGCCTTAAATGGCTGCGGGAGTACAAAGAAGAGTATGGCATCCGCATTGTCAATATATCGGTGGGCTCCATTCCCAAAAGGGAGACGGGAGAGGAGTCCGCGCTGATCCGCGGGGTAGAAGAAGCCTGGGCGGATGGACTGGTCGTGGTGGTGGCGGCGGGAAATGAAGGTCCTTCTGCCATGTCGGTGACGACACCGGGTATCAGCAGGAAAGTGATAACGGTCGGATCATCCGATGATCATCATGCGGTGGAGGTCTGCGGGGCGCCGATGGTAGACTATTCCGGCAGAGGCCCCACGTCCCGGTGTATCTGTAAACCGGATGTGGTAGCGCCGGGGGCATCCATTGTATCCTGCAACGCCGTGGGTCGAAAAAACAACAAGCCGTATGGAGTGAAAAGCGGTACGTCCATGGCGACGCCGGTAGTGTCAGGCGCTATTGCGCTTCTTTTGGAGAAGCACCCGGAGATGACGCCTCAAGACGTGAAACTTAAACTGATGAAGAGTACCATAGATCTGGGGCTTCCCAGAAACCAGCAGGGCTGGGGAATGATTCATATTGCCAGATTGCTGGATGAATGA
- a CDS encoding type II toxin-antitoxin system PemK/MazF family toxin, which translates to MIKRGDIYYADLRPVIGSEQGGVRPVLIIQNDTGNRHSPTVICAAITSRMNKAKLPTHVELKAEHCQMVKDSVILLEQLRTIDKQRLKEKICHLDDGLLQKVNTALLISLDLYT; encoded by the coding sequence ATGATTAAAAGAGGCGACATTTATTATGCGGATTTACGGCCAGTGATCGGGTCGGAGCAAGGCGGAGTCAGACCGGTGCTGATCATCCAGAATGATACCGGGAACCGGCACAGTCCCACGGTCATCTGTGCCGCTATCACTTCAAGGATGAATAAGGCGAAGCTGCCCACTCATGTGGAGCTGAAGGCGGAACACTGCCAGATGGTGAAAGATTCCGTCATTCTCTTAGAGCAGCTCCGCACAATAGATAAACAGAGATTAAAGGAAAAAATCTGCCATTTAGATGATGGACTGCTGCAAAAGGTAAACACAGCGCTGCTGATCAGCCTGGATTTATATACATAG
- a CDS encoding DUF6612 family protein: MKKGRIYLALILIFSTILGMYTGCGNKKTQAETVTAERLIEKAEEAIKGAASMTGKMAVEISMDYSAGGVDATLELIMNQDMELTKDPEAVHITGTLDIDLSGITMDTEVYAVKDGDKYMMYTKAGGQWVKQASEAMPAPADVSKTLELMKKDTETLKFTGPENSDKKQVYQVDAVVHGEGLAAEIMASVGNLLEKDTDANADLDTKITARIDSENGALLELAIDLTDSYNAAMQSQKEAQGFDEVTVTAFKVTMTDYTLNTVSEILVPDDVKSGAVDMDAAETEMNL; this comes from the coding sequence ATGAAAAAAGGCAGAATATATCTGGCATTGATCTTAATATTTTCCACGATTTTAGGAATGTATACGGGTTGCGGAAACAAGAAGACCCAGGCGGAGACAGTGACAGCGGAGAGGCTGATTGAAAAGGCGGAAGAGGCGATTAAGGGAGCCGCTTCCATGACCGGAAAGATGGCCGTGGAGATATCTATGGATTACAGTGCCGGAGGAGTGGATGCGACTCTGGAATTGATAATGAATCAGGATATGGAACTGACAAAGGATCCGGAGGCTGTCCATATTACCGGCACCCTGGATATCGATCTTTCCGGAATCACGATGGATACGGAAGTCTATGCGGTAAAAGACGGTGATAAATATATGATGTATACGAAGGCAGGGGGCCAATGGGTTAAGCAGGCATCTGAGGCCATGCCTGCCCCAGCCGATGTATCGAAAACCTTGGAGCTTATGAAAAAGGATACGGAAACTCTGAAGTTCACCGGACCTGAGAACTCCGATAAAAAACAAGTCTATCAGGTGGACGCCGTAGTCCATGGCGAGGGGCTGGCAGCGGAGATAATGGCTTCTGTAGGAAATCTTCTGGAAAAGGATACAGATGCCAATGCGGATCTGGATACGAAGATCACCGCCAGGATAGACAGTGAGAACGGAGCGTTGCTGGAGTTGGCCATTGACCTTACGGACAGCTATAATGCAGCGATGCAGTCACAAAAGGAAGCGCAGGGCTTTGATGAAGTGACGGTGACAGCCTTCAAGGTGACGATGACGGATTATACCTTGAATACTGTGAGCGAGATTCTCGTGCCGGACGATGTGAAATCCGGGGCAGTCGATATGGATGCCGCGGAGACAGAGATGAACTTGTGA
- a CDS encoding hemolysin family protein, with protein sequence MDDGYSPWSLLLLLGIIVIEVIFYGFGAAIQELNSAELLKRKEDGDRKAAGILKISNRSFAYANVVQVISTVNGLICGAYLLKQGQRFLLHSFFRNSAESGKGYLPMMAVSAVVLVIVLLCIGVLAPKRIAKRYPERWAYALLPAVRVLSIPVYPAAWLVSGLSGLAARLFGVKPGKDIDNVTEEEIMSMVNEGHEQGVIKASEAEMITNIFEFDDKEAGDIMTHRTNITALDSDMTLDEALEVMLSGSNSRYPVYRESLDDIIGILHLKDAALLQKNESLRGKKLVDIEGLLRKPHFIPVTRNINKLFKVMQSRKIHMVIVIDEYGQVEGLITMEDILEEIVGNILDEYDEEEKFIIPSGSGYVMKGMTPLPDAGELLGLDFDEEDYDTVNGFLISKLDRIPSEDEKPEIRFGGYRFSILNVENKMIDTVRVEKLPEEEAAEEEIHEDD encoded by the coding sequence ATGGACGACGGGTATTCGCCCTGGAGTTTGCTGCTGTTGTTGGGAATTATAGTGATCGAGGTTATATTTTATGGATTTGGCGCCGCCATACAGGAACTGAACAGTGCAGAGCTTTTAAAGCGAAAGGAAGACGGGGACCGGAAAGCGGCCGGGATCTTAAAGATATCAAACCGCTCTTTCGCGTATGCCAATGTGGTTCAGGTAATATCCACAGTGAACGGCCTGATATGCGGAGCTTATCTATTGAAACAGGGACAGAGGTTCCTGTTACATAGTTTTTTTAGAAACAGTGCGGAGTCTGGAAAGGGATATCTGCCTATGATGGCCGTATCAGCAGTCGTCCTGGTGATTGTTCTTCTCTGTATCGGAGTATTAGCGCCAAAACGGATCGCGAAACGGTACCCGGAACGGTGGGCATATGCCTTGCTTCCGGCAGTCCGGGTACTGTCCATACCGGTTTATCCGGCTGCCTGGCTGGTAAGCGGCTTGTCCGGTCTGGCGGCCCGGTTATTCGGAGTGAAACCGGGAAAGGACATCGACAACGTTACGGAAGAAGAAATCATGTCCATGGTCAACGAGGGCCATGAACAGGGGGTCATTAAGGCGAGTGAGGCGGAGATGATCACAAATATCTTCGAGTTTGATGATAAAGAGGCCGGAGATATTATGACCCATAGGACTAATATCACCGCACTGGACAGCGATATGACCCTGGACGAGGCTCTGGAGGTGATGCTGTCCGGAAGCAATTCCAGATATCCAGTCTACCGGGAGAGTCTGGATGATATCATCGGCATCCTGCATTTAAAGGATGCGGCGCTTCTGCAGAAAAACGAGTCTCTCCGGGGCAAAAAGCTTGTGGATATCGAGGGACTGCTGAGGAAGCCTCATTTTATCCCAGTCACCAGGAACATCAATAAATTATTCAAGGTCATGCAGTCCAGGAAGATTCACATGGTCATCGTGATAGATGAATATGGGCAGGTGGAAGGGCTGATCACAATGGAAGACATCCTGGAGGAAATCGTAGGAAATATCCTGGATGAATATGATGAGGAAGAAAAGTTCATCATTCCTTCCGGAAGCGGATATGTGATGAAGGGAATGACGCCTCTTCCGGATGCGGGAGAGCTCTTGGGGCTGGATTTTGACGAAGAGGACTATGACACGGTCAATGGGTTCCTGATATCCAAGCTGGACCGGATACCGTCCGAGGACGAGAAGCCGGAGATTCGATTTGGAGGATATCGTTTTTCCATACTGAATGTGGAAAATAAGATGATAGATACGGTGAGGGTGGAAAAGCTTCCGGAGGAGGAAGCGGCTGAGGAAGAAATACATGAAGATGATTAA
- a CDS encoding redox-sensing transcriptional repressor Rex: MERKEISNAVIKRLPRYHRYLGELMESGVERISSNDLSEKMNVTASQIRQDLNNFGGFGQQGYGYNVEYLYNEIAKILGIDRQNNMIIIGGGNFGQALTNYSNFERRGFMIQALFDVSPDRIGKSVRGIKTLDMKNLEEFLSGHHIDIAVLTVPKSTAQEVADRLIACGIKAIWNFAHLDLKVPDDVVVENVHLSESLMQLSYRISEKRDKEGSGQNS; this comes from the coding sequence GTGGAACGAAAGGAAATTTCCAATGCGGTCATTAAGCGGCTGCCCCGGTACCACAGATATTTGGGGGAACTGATGGAAAGTGGAGTTGAGCGCATCTCCTCCAATGACCTCAGCGAAAAAATGAATGTGACAGCATCCCAGATCCGGCAGGACCTGAACAATTTCGGCGGTTTTGGCCAGCAGGGATACGGTTACAATGTGGAATATCTCTACAATGAAATTGCGAAGATCCTGGGGATTGACAGACAGAATAACATGATCATCATAGGCGGCGGCAATTTTGGACAGGCGCTGACCAATTATTCAAACTTTGAACGGCGGGGATTCATGATCCAGGCCTTGTTTGATGTGAGCCCCGACCGGATCGGAAAGAGTGTTCGCGGGATCAAGACTTTGGATATGAAGAATCTGGAGGAGTTTTTATCCGGGCATCACATTGATATTGCGGTGCTCACAGTCCCCAAAAGCACAGCGCAGGAGGTGGCGGACAGGCTGATCGCATGCGGCATTAAGGCTATCTGGAATTTTGCCCACCTGGATCTTAAGGTTCCGGATGACGTGGTGGTGGAAAACGTACATTTGTCGGAGAGCCTGATGCAGCTGTCTTATCGGATCTCGGAGAAGAGAGATAAGGAAGGAAGCGGCCAGAATTCTTAA
- the abc-f gene encoding ribosomal protection-like ABC-F family protein: MILSCHQVSKSFGDAVIIQNGSFHIEDREKAAIVGINGAGKSTLLKIITGELPPDSGTVVLGKDKTLGYLAQHQDCSSDQTVYDTLLEVKKEVLALEERLRELEISMKLTEGEELSRLMDSYARTSHEFELRNGYAYKSEITGVLKGLGFTEEDFAKQVRALSGGQKTRVFLGRLLLSKPDIILLDEPTNHLDMESIAWLETYLLNYPGSVLIVAHDRYFLDRVVTKIIEIDQGQVSVFSGNYSSYAEKRSMLRDAKMKEYLNQQAEIKHQEAVIQKLRSFNREKSIRRAESREKLLSKIERVDKPTEASSAMHIRLEPRIMSGNDVLTVRELSKSFGDNCLFSNVSFEIKRGERVAVIGSNGTGKTTLLKIINGLLPADSGDIRLGSRVRIGYYDQEQQVLHMEKTLFDELQDAYPDMDNTQVRSVLAAFLFTGDDVFKLVGDLSGGERGRVSLAKLMLSESNLLILDEPTNHLDIVSKEILENALNGYTGTVLYVSHDRYFINKTATRILDLTSQTFVNYIGNYDYYLEKRDQLTAAYTASAEASSDGSPSGSASAEGADTKADWKAQKEAQARERKRLNDLARTEEEITLLENRNDEIDVLSARPDICTNMSELLKLTEEKNQNDSRLSELYELWESLAE; encoded by the coding sequence ATGATACTTTCCTGCCATCAGGTAAGCAAGTCCTTTGGGGACGCCGTTATCATCCAGAACGGCTCCTTTCATATAGAAGACAGAGAGAAAGCAGCCATCGTCGGCATCAACGGCGCCGGCAAATCCACTCTTTTAAAAATCATCACCGGAGAACTTCCGCCCGACAGCGGAACCGTCGTTCTCGGCAAGGACAAGACTCTGGGATATCTGGCCCAGCATCAGGACTGTTCTTCGGATCAAACGGTCTATGATACGCTTCTGGAAGTAAAAAAAGAAGTACTCGCCCTGGAAGAACGCCTGCGGGAATTGGAAATCTCCATGAAACTGACAGAGGGCGAAGAATTGTCACGGCTCATGGACAGTTACGCCAGAACCAGCCACGAATTTGAGCTCCGGAATGGATATGCTTACAAAAGTGAGATCACCGGTGTTCTGAAGGGCCTTGGTTTTACTGAGGAAGATTTCGCAAAACAAGTCCGTGCCTTGTCGGGAGGCCAGAAAACCCGTGTGTTTCTCGGCCGTCTTCTCCTTTCAAAACCTGATATCATCCTCTTGGATGAGCCGACCAATCATCTGGATATGGAATCCATCGCATGGCTGGAAACATATCTGCTCAATTATCCCGGAAGTGTCCTGATCGTCGCCCACGACCGCTATTTTCTGGACCGGGTGGTGACAAAAATCATAGAGATCGACCAGGGGCAGGTATCGGTGTTTTCCGGGAACTATTCTTCCTATGCAGAAAAGCGGTCCATGCTCCGGGATGCAAAGATGAAAGAATATCTGAACCAACAGGCAGAGATCAAGCACCAGGAAGCCGTCATTCAGAAGCTCCGTTCTTTCAACCGGGAAAAATCCATCCGCCGGGCAGAAAGCAGAGAAAAGCTTCTTTCTAAGATCGAGCGGGTGGACAAACCGACGGAAGCTTCTTCTGCCATGCACATCCGGCTGGAGCCCAGGATAATGAGCGGAAATGATGTGCTGACTGTCCGGGAGCTGTCAAAATCCTTTGGGGACAACTGTCTGTTTTCCAATGTTTCCTTTGAAATCAAGCGGGGAGAACGAGTGGCCGTGATCGGCAGCAACGGCACCGGGAAGACCACACTTTTGAAGATCATAAACGGCCTTCTTCCCGCTGATTCCGGAGACATACGCCTTGGCTCCCGAGTCAGAATCGGTTATTATGACCAGGAGCAGCAGGTGCTCCACATGGAAAAAACGCTGTTCGACGAACTTCAGGACGCTTATCCGGATATGGACAACACCCAGGTCCGCAGCGTTTTGGCCGCTTTTCTGTTTACCGGAGACGATGTATTTAAGCTGGTGGGGGATTTGAGCGGCGGTGAGCGGGGGAGAGTCTCCCTGGCTAAGCTCATGCTCTCGGAAAGCAATCTGCTGATTTTGGATGAACCGACGAACCATCTGGACATCGTCTCCAAGGAGATCCTGGAAAACGCGCTGAACGGGTATACCGGTACTGTGCTGTATGTTTCCCACGACCGGTATTTCATCAATAAGACCGCCACCAGGATTCTTGACTTGACCAGCCAGACCTTTGTCAACTACATCGGAAACTACGACTACTATCTGGAAAAACGGGATCAGCTGACAGCCGCTTATACCGCTTCCGCCGAGGCTTCTTCCGACGGTTCCCCTTCCGGCTCGGCCTCTGCGGAAGGAGCCGATACCAAAGCAGACTGGAAAGCGCAAAAGGAAGCTCAGGCCAGAGAGAGAAAACGTCTGAATGACCTGGCCAGAACAGAAGAAGAGATCACCCTACTGGAAAACCGCAATGATGAAATCGATGTTCTGTCCGCCAGACCGGATATCTGTACGAATATGAGCGAGCTTCTAAAGCTCACAGAAGAAAAAAACCAGAATGATTCCCGCCTCTCCGAACTGTATGAACTATGGGAGAGCCTCGCGGAATAA
- a CDS encoding NAD(P)H-hydrate dehydratase codes for MRYLTDSSQMKAIDSYNIEELGIPSLVLMERAAYAVSAEAEQMSSQNGSVLVICGMGNNGADGLAAARMLKLHGRKVKVLLCGKASHSTKEHSIQLAITEKLGIPAVTADSRQEYSIENGFELIIDALFGVGLSRPLNKTFIELTDAIERARISGAKVLAVDIPSGVSASDGQILGAAVKADATVTFGFEKLGLVLYPGAFYCGKKKVADIGFSLPNGMESRMAYTFGPEDLRRLPKRPADGNKGTFGKVLLAAGSKRMSGAAYMSALASYRSGAGLVQIYTVKENVQVLKTMLPEAIVTGFDREHPDMEELADLCRWADALVAGPGFSTESYAEQILHWLLKNVTLPKVLDADALNLIARHCELAGYLDGSAVITPHIGEMSRLTGKTVDEIKKAPIAAALEFREQHGAVCVLKDARTAVVSENGIYISSSGNSGMATGGSGDVLSGILGGLLAAGMNVGDAAEMGVCLHGLAGDAAAERCGMHAMMATDIISCLGAVLKEWT; via the coding sequence ATGCGGTATTTGACGGACAGCAGTCAAATGAAAGCGATCGACAGCTATAATATTGAGGAATTGGGCATACCTTCTCTGGTCCTAATGGAAAGGGCGGCGTATGCAGTGTCCGCCGAGGCGGAGCAGATGAGCAGTCAGAATGGATCTGTTTTGGTGATCTGCGGCATGGGGAACAACGGGGCCGACGGTCTGGCTGCGGCCAGGATGCTCAAGCTGCATGGAAGGAAGGTGAAGGTGCTTCTGTGCGGAAAGGCATCTCATTCGACAAAAGAGCATTCCATCCAGCTTGCCATAACAGAGAAGCTGGGAATTCCGGCAGTAACAGCGGACAGCAGGCAAGAATACAGTATAGAAAATGGGTTTGAACTGATCATCGACGCTCTTTTCGGCGTAGGCTTAAGCCGTCCGCTCAATAAAACCTTTATAGAACTGACGGATGCCATAGAAAGAGCTAGGATATCCGGAGCCAAAGTGCTGGCAGTGGATATCCCCTCTGGAGTCAGCGCATCAGACGGCCAGATCCTCGGAGCAGCCGTGAAGGCGGACGCGACGGTGACATTTGGATTTGAGAAGCTTGGATTGGTGCTTTATCCGGGCGCTTTTTACTGTGGAAAAAAGAAGGTGGCGGACATTGGATTTTCCCTGCCGAACGGAATGGAAAGCCGAATGGCTTATACGTTTGGCCCGGAGGATCTGAGGCGGCTGCCGAAGCGTCCGGCTGACGGAAATAAAGGTACCTTTGGAAAGGTGCTGCTGGCGGCGGGAAGCAAGCGCATGAGCGGAGCCGCATATATGAGCGCATTGGCGTCATACCGGTCAGGAGCGGGACTCGTGCAGATCTATACGGTAAAAGAAAATGTGCAGGTACTGAAGACTATGCTTCCGGAAGCGATCGTGACTGGCTTCGACCGGGAACATCCGGATATGGAGGAGCTTGCGGACCTTTGCAGATGGGCCGATGCGCTGGTGGCCGGACCAGGGTTCTCCACAGAATCCTATGCAGAGCAGATTCTTCACTGGCTGTTAAAAAATGTAACTTTGCCCAAGGTACTGGATGCGGATGCTTTAAATCTGATCGCCCGCCACTGTGAATTGGCCGGATATCTGGACGGCAGCGCGGTCATCACTCCCCACATCGGAGAGATGTCCAGACTCACAGGCAAAACAGTGGATGAGATTAAAAAAGCTCCGATAGCGGCTGCCCTGGAATTCCGGGAACAGCATGGGGCGGTCTGTGTACTGAAGGACGCGAGAACGGCAGTGGTTTCGGAAAACGGCATTTATATCAGCAGCTCAGGGAACAGCGGTATGGCCACGGGCGGTTCCGGGGATGTCTTAAGCGGCATTCTGGGAGGACTATTGGCAGCAGGCATGAATGTGGGAGACGCGGCGGAGATGGGAGTCTGTCTCCATGGGCTGGCCGGAGATGCGGCGGCAGAGAGATGCGGAATGCATGCGATGATGGCGACAGATATCATCTCATGTCTCGGGGCTGTGCTTAAGGAATGGACATAA
- a CDS encoding NADP-dependent isocitrate dehydrogenase, which translates to MDKIKMQAPIVEMDGDEMTRILWKIIKEELLLPFIDLNTEYYDLGLEHRDATNDKVTTEAAEATKKYGVAVKCATITPNAARVKEYGLKEMWKSPNGTIRAILDGTVFRAPIIVKGIEPYVKTWTKPITIARHAYGDVYKAAEMKIPGPGICELVYTDANGVETREPIHEFKGPGVLQGMHNLNRSIESFARCCFSYALDTRQDLWFATKDTISKKYDHTFKDIFQEIYDKEYAGKFSKAGITYFYTLIDDAVARVIKSEGGYIWACKNYDGDVMSDMVATAFGSLAMMTSVLVSPDGNYEYEAAHGTVQRHYYKYLKGESTSTNSVATIFAWSGALRKRGELDGSKRLQEFADFLESATIQTIEDGIMTKDLALMTTIPDPHVAESSEFIKAIRERLERKLGC; encoded by the coding sequence ATGGATAAGATCAAAATGCAGGCTCCCATCGTAGAGATGGATGGGGACGAGATGACTCGTATATTGTGGAAAATCATAAAGGAAGAGCTGTTGCTTCCGTTTATTGATCTCAATACGGAATACTATGACCTGGGACTGGAGCACAGAGACGCTACAAATGACAAGGTGACCACAGAGGCGGCGGAGGCGACTAAAAAATATGGCGTGGCTGTGAAATGTGCTACCATTACTCCCAATGCGGCCAGGGTTAAGGAATATGGCCTGAAAGAAATGTGGAAGAGCCCCAACGGCACGATCCGTGCAATCCTGGACGGAACTGTTTTCCGGGCGCCGATCATTGTAAAAGGAATCGAGCCATACGTAAAGACCTGGACCAAGCCCATAACCATCGCGAGACACGCGTATGGAGATGTGTATAAAGCTGCAGAAATGAAAATTCCCGGCCCGGGTATCTGTGAATTGGTGTATACGGATGCAAATGGTGTGGAAACACGGGAACCAATCCACGAGTTCAAGGGCCCCGGTGTACTGCAGGGCATGCATAATCTGAACCGATCCATTGAAAGCTTTGCCCGCTGCTGCTTCAGCTATGCGTTGGATACCAGGCAGGATTTGTGGTTTGCCACAAAGGATACCATATCTAAAAAATATGATCATACATTTAAGGATATTTTCCAGGAGATTTACGATAAAGAATATGCCGGAAAATTTTCAAAGGCAGGCATCACTTATTTCTATACCTTGATTGATGACGCAGTGGCCCGTGTCATCAAATCAGAAGGCGGATATATCTGGGCGTGCAAAAACTATGACGGAGATGTGATGAGCGATATGGTCGCTACTGCATTCGGTTCTCTTGCCATGATGACTTCTGTCCTGGTGTCACCAGACGGAAATTATGAATATGAAGCGGCCCATGGGACGGTGCAGCGGCATTATTATAAGTATCTGAAAGGCGAGAGTACGTCGACGAATTCCGTCGCAACGATTTTTGCCTGGAGCGGGGCCCTGAGAAAGAGAGGGGAACTGGACGGCAGCAAGAGACTGCAGGAATTTGCTGATTTCCTGGAGAGCGCGACCATTCAGACCATTGAGGACGGTATCATGACAAAGGATCTGGCGCTTATGACGACGATTCCGGATCCTCATGTGGCGGAGAGCAGTGAGTTCATTAAAGCCATCCGGGAACGCCTGGAAAGAAAACTTGGCTGTTAA